The proteins below come from a single Candidatus Delongbacteria bacterium genomic window:
- the pepN gene encoding aminopeptidase N, with the protein MATSVTTLKRDDYRPFPWQISHVRLEFELDPVCTRVQNQLELSSPTGGDLVLDGRALELEGIWLDDQPLPAGRWTHEPEHDRLTLHGLPPRCTVRIVSSCRPEANTALEGLYWSGGKLVTQCEAHGYRCITFHPDRPDVLSRYTVTLRASRERFPVLLSNGDPVSARELPEGRHEAVWQDPHPKPCYLFALVAGALEYQEDHFTTASGRDVCLRVYVEEHNLGKCQHALESLKLSMAWDEKAWGREYDLARFNIVAVADFNAGAMENKGLNIFNASAVLASPDTTIDDRFLYIERVVAHEYFHNWSGNRVTLRDWFELTLKEGLTIFRDQEFTADTHSRPMKRIDDVQTLRERQFPEDAGPLAHPIRPSAVADIDNFYTVTIYEKGAEVLRMLHTLVGPEAWRASMDEYFRRFDGRAISCDDCLDVIQDVSGRSLEQFRRWYDRAGTPRVSCRREWNGDTGELTLIFSQSMAAHQGGTSLPPLLIPVRLGVLSPEGEELPLPVSGDGVQQPDLVELDRDDLRVILKSLPRGTAAPVPSLLRQYSAPVLLEDDLKDSERLLLMAHDSDPFNRWDAGQRLASDWILGVEQALREQRPVPANPEYSRALGKVLADGRLDPMMKSAFLTLPGFEALARHCRPLDPLTLFDARRHVIRELASDLRGQLLELYHSLASDAAWRFDFAEHGRRTLRNACLGWLSRLDEEEILQLARDQYWSAGNMSDRQAALALIAEQTGDWVDEITTDFHQRFRGHAEVVDSWLGILARSSAPGGLERVQRLQTHEAWQPANPNRVRALVGAFASNVSQFHGAGEAASRWYAEQTVAISAINAYVGAGLARSLGNWRRYQPDRAAMLRASLEWIRASEGLPAKVAEVCDLALKDA; encoded by the coding sequence ATGGCAACCAGCGTGACCACCCTGAAACGCGACGACTACCGCCCCTTTCCCTGGCAGATTTCCCATGTGCGGCTCGAATTCGAGCTGGACCCCGTCTGTACCCGCGTCCAGAATCAGCTGGAACTGTCTTCGCCGACCGGAGGCGACCTTGTGCTGGACGGCCGCGCGCTCGAACTGGAAGGAATCTGGCTGGATGACCAGCCCCTGCCCGCCGGGCGCTGGACGCACGAGCCCGAGCACGATCGGCTGACCCTGCATGGGCTGCCGCCACGCTGCACCGTGCGCATCGTGAGCAGCTGTCGGCCCGAGGCCAACACCGCCCTGGAAGGGCTCTACTGGTCCGGCGGCAAGCTGGTGACCCAGTGCGAGGCCCATGGCTATCGCTGCATCACCTTCCACCCCGATCGCCCGGATGTGCTCAGCCGCTATACCGTGACTCTGCGTGCCAGTCGTGAGCGCTTTCCGGTGCTGCTGAGCAATGGCGATCCGGTCTCGGCGCGCGAGCTGCCCGAGGGGAGGCACGAGGCCGTCTGGCAGGACCCGCATCCCAAACCCTGTTATCTCTTCGCGCTGGTGGCCGGTGCTCTCGAGTACCAGGAAGACCACTTCACCACGGCCAGTGGCCGTGATGTCTGCCTGCGTGTATACGTGGAAGAGCACAACCTGGGCAAGTGTCAACACGCCCTTGAGAGCCTGAAACTCTCGATGGCCTGGGACGAGAAGGCCTGGGGGCGCGAGTACGATCTTGCGCGCTTCAACATCGTGGCCGTGGCCGACTTCAACGCCGGGGCCATGGAGAACAAGGGGTTGAACATCTTCAACGCCAGCGCCGTGCTGGCCAGCCCGGATACCACCATCGACGATCGTTTTCTCTACATCGAGCGGGTGGTGGCGCACGAGTACTTCCACAACTGGAGCGGCAACCGGGTGACCCTGCGGGACTGGTTCGAGCTGACACTCAAGGAAGGTCTCACCATTTTCCGCGACCAGGAATTCACGGCCGACACCCATTCCCGCCCGATGAAGCGCATCGACGATGTGCAGACCCTGCGCGAGCGCCAGTTCCCCGAGGACGCCGGCCCGCTGGCGCACCCGATCCGCCCCTCGGCAGTTGCCGACATCGACAATTTCTACACGGTCACCATCTACGAAAAGGGCGCGGAAGTGCTGCGCATGCTGCACACCCTGGTCGGGCCGGAGGCCTGGCGGGCCAGCATGGATGAGTACTTCAGGCGCTTCGACGGTCGGGCGATCAGCTGTGACGACTGCCTGGACGTGATCCAGGACGTGTCGGGACGATCGCTGGAGCAGTTTCGCCGCTGGTACGATCGCGCCGGGACGCCCCGCGTCTCATGCCGCCGCGAGTGGAATGGCGACACGGGGGAGCTGACGCTGATCTTCAGCCAGAGCATGGCCGCACACCAGGGGGGCACGAGCCTGCCGCCCCTGCTGATTCCCGTGCGGCTGGGCGTGTTGTCCCCCGAGGGCGAGGAACTTCCGCTCCCGGTCAGCGGCGATGGCGTCCAGCAACCCGACCTGGTCGAGCTGGATCGTGACGACCTGCGTGTGATCCTCAAGAGCCTGCCCCGGGGCACGGCCGCTCCGGTGCCCAGTCTGCTGCGCCAGTACAGCGCACCCGTGCTGCTCGAGGACGACCTCAAGGATTCCGAGCGCCTGCTGCTGATGGCACACGACAGTGATCCCTTCAATCGCTGGGATGCGGGGCAGCGCCTGGCCAGCGACTGGATCCTGGGAGTGGAGCAGGCCCTGCGCGAGCAGCGCCCGGTGCCGGCCAACCCGGAGTATTCGCGCGCCCTGGGCAAGGTGCTCGCCGATGGGCGGCTGGACCCGATGATGAAATCGGCCTTTCTGACCCTGCCCGGATTCGAAGCCCTGGCCCGCCATTGTCGGCCTCTGGATCCTCTGACGCTGTTCGATGCGCGGCGCCACGTGATCCGCGAGCTGGCCTCGGATCTGCGCGGACAGCTGCTCGAGCTGTATCACTCCCTGGCCAGCGACGCAGCCTGGCGCTTCGATTTCGCCGAGCACGGCCGTCGCACGCTGCGCAATGCCTGCCTGGGCTGGCTGAGCCGTCTGGATGAGGAAGAGATCCTGCAGCTGGCGCGTGACCAGTACTGGAGCGCCGGCAACATGAGCGACCGTCAGGCCGCCCTGGCCCTGATCGCCGAGCAGACGGGCGACTGGGTTGACGAGATCACCACGGACTTCCATCAGCGCTTCCGCGGACACGCCGAAGTGGTGGATTCCTGGTTGGGGATCCTGGCCCGCAGCTCCGCTCCCGGCGGGCTCGAACGCGTCCAGCGCCTGCAGACGCACGAGGCCTGGCAACCGGCCAATCCCAACAGGGTGCGCGCTCTTGTGGGGGCGTTCGCCAGCAATGTGAGCCAGTTTCATGGGGCGGGCGAAGCGGCCAGCCGCTGGTACGCCGAGCAGACCGTGGCCATCTCCGCGATCAATGCCTATGTGGGGGCCGGGCTGGCCCGCAGTCTGGGCAACTGGCGGCGATACCAGCCGGACCGCGCGGCCATGCTGCGTGCCAGCCTGGAATGGATACGTGCCAGCGAGGGCTTGCCGGCCAAGGTCGCCGAGGTGTGCGACCTGGCCCTCAAGGACGCCTGA
- a CDS encoding T9SS type A sorting domain-containing protein, producing MSAVIATAFASRPAAAITFTGDALADFSGPGVAVFTDPVGDVGMPFNAPAMTISGWDYQAVAFLLDENTDMLHVGIDFHGIGGDVDGNGVDGVSASWLLTNNGHDYAGMDHGESVVVAFDFDQNGSFDLLAGVNGFNTLYNVALHNGIPSLPYGFGASMPGFDGGHFWDPVNTPGDYELSIANFSMLDMPVGDELCFDVMVFAGSIDDDGVGEDFDSFEICLSSRSGATEELPVSFAVGNYPNPFNPTTTIAFSLPATEMTELAVFNLAGHKVATLVDGILAAGSHDVVFDASGLASGLYVYTLRSGNLVQSGRMMLTK from the coding sequence GTGAGTGCAGTCATCGCCACGGCTTTTGCCAGCCGGCCCGCTGCGGCGATCACATTCACGGGGGACGCCCTCGCCGACTTCAGCGGACCTGGAGTGGCGGTTTTCACCGACCCTGTCGGTGACGTGGGCATGCCCTTCAATGCGCCGGCCATGACCATCAGCGGTTGGGACTACCAGGCGGTGGCCTTCCTGCTGGACGAAAACACCGACATGCTGCACGTGGGCATCGACTTCCACGGTATCGGCGGCGATGTGGACGGCAATGGCGTCGATGGTGTCTCGGCGTCCTGGCTGCTGACCAACAACGGCCACGACTACGCGGGCATGGATCACGGCGAATCCGTGGTGGTGGCCTTCGACTTCGACCAGAATGGGTCCTTCGACCTGCTGGCCGGCGTCAATGGTTTCAACACCCTCTACAACGTGGCCCTGCACAATGGCATTCCCAGCCTGCCCTATGGCTTCGGAGCCTCCATGCCGGGCTTCGACGGCGGTCATTTCTGGGATCCCGTGAACACCCCGGGTGACTACGAGCTGAGCATCGCCAACTTCAGCATGCTGGACATGCCCGTGGGCGACGAACTCTGCTTTGATGTGATGGTGTTCGCCGGTTCCATCGACGACGACGGTGTGGGCGAGGATTTCGACAGTTTCGAGATCTGCCTCAGCTCGCGCAGTGGCGCCACCGAGGAACTGCCCGTGAGCTTTGCCGTGGGCAACTACCCCAATCCCTTCAACCCCACCACGACCATTGCCTTCAGCCTGCCCGCCACGGAGATGACCGAACTGGCCGTCTTCAATCTGGCCGGTCACAAGGTGGCGACCCTGGTGGACGGAATCCTGGCCGCCGGATCCCACGATGTGGTCTTCGATGCCTCGGGCCTGGCTTCCGGTCTGTATGTCTACACCCTGCGCAGCGGCAATCTGGTCCAGTCGGGCCGGATGATGCTGACCAAGTAA
- a CDS encoding chemotaxis protein CheW yields MDEHGLGNAAECQERIDENSLCILIRLEQRLFAVPADLVEAMMQLPGLTPVPGQGACMRGLMQFREKVIPLVDLRRCANLETSSEQDLALQTLLEERIQDHRNWLGELEASVLEKRAFTGALDPNLCKLGRWLNSLEARELTVRTQLQRIRSAHASLHAVATQVIESVQAGREDEAKTLIEQTRQISLSRIIELFAELRVIFRETRREIAVVLRLAGSKVALGVDAVVAVERLRPGTLQDLELGGTPASPLIRSVARRAREDSLVQILNLDELLRMVGTHHEPVEELEAAC; encoded by the coding sequence ATGGACGAGCACGGACTGGGCAATGCGGCGGAGTGTCAGGAACGCATCGACGAGAATTCACTGTGCATCCTGATCCGCCTGGAACAGCGCCTGTTCGCGGTCCCCGCGGATCTGGTGGAAGCCATGATGCAATTGCCGGGGCTGACTCCCGTACCCGGACAGGGCGCGTGCATGCGCGGCCTGATGCAGTTCCGCGAGAAGGTGATTCCGTTGGTTGACCTGCGCCGCTGTGCGAATCTGGAAACCTCGAGCGAGCAGGACCTTGCCCTGCAAACCCTGCTGGAAGAGCGGATCCAGGATCATCGCAACTGGTTGGGCGAGCTGGAGGCTTCGGTCCTGGAAAAGCGCGCATTCACGGGCGCGCTGGACCCCAACCTCTGCAAGCTGGGGCGTTGGCTCAACAGTCTTGAAGCCCGCGAGCTGACCGTGCGCACCCAGCTGCAGCGCATCCGCTCGGCCCATGCGTCCCTGCATGCGGTGGCCACGCAGGTGATCGAGTCGGTTCAGGCGGGGCGCGAGGATGAGGCGAAGACCCTGATCGAACAGACCCGCCAGATCAGCCTGAGCCGCATCATCGAACTCTTCGCCGAGCTGAGGGTGATCTTCCGCGAAACCCGTCGTGAGATCGCGGTGGTACTGCGTCTGGCCGGATCGAAAGTGGCGCTGGGGGTGGACGCGGTGGTCGCGGTGGAACGTCTGCGTCCTGGAACGCTGCAGGACCTGGAACTGGGCGGCACCCCCGCCAGCCCCCTGATTCGCTCGGTGGCCCGGCGTGCGCGCGAGGACAGTCTGGTGCAGATTCTGAATCTGGATGAATTGCTGCGCATGGTGGGCACTCACCATGAACCCGTCGAGGAACTGGAAGCGGCCTGCTGA
- the metH gene encoding methionine synthase produces the protein MTHSLEQAAAKRILIIDGAMGTMIQAHRPDEAAFRGTRFLDHPSELRGNNDLLSLTQPEIISGIHRAYLEAGADILETNTFNSTRMSQADYGTQDLCYELNRTGAALAARAAAEFTARTPERPRFVAGILGPTSKTLSLSPDVSDPGFRACDFEDMVQAYGEAARGLLDGGADLLMVETVFDTLNCKAALYSILSLFEQRGSRVPLLVSGTITDASGRTLSGQTAEAFWHSVSHAGLFSVGLNCALGAREMRPFLVELARASDVRLSCHPNAGLPNAFGGYDESAAEMAELIREWAGEGLLNLVGGCCGTTPEHIRAIHDAVRGMAPRQPAPRRARTRLSGLEPLVIGPESLFVNVGERTNVTGSRQFARLIREDRYDDALAVALQQVDNGAQVLDINMDEGLLDSEAAMRRFLRLLAGEPAISRVPLMIDSSRYSVIREGLRNAQGRCIVNSISMKEGEELFLEQARDAHRHGAAVIVMAFDEQGQADTIERRLQILRRAHGLLRGEGFRDEDILFDPNIFAVATGIEAHNRYAIDYLETCRQLKQEFPDCRISGGVSNLSFSFRGNETVRAAMHSVFLYHAIQAGMDMGIVNAGQLPLIEDLDPELRTAVEDVLFDRRPDATERLTTLAEGVKGHKRSQREQEAWRAWPVQKRLEYALVHGLNEHIVADTEEARQAVAHPIDVIEGPLMAGMDTVGTLFGAGKLFLPQVVKSARVMKQAVAHLVPFIEADRKAGDRSRGRILLATVKGDVHDIGKNIVGVVLGCNNYEIIDLGVMVPAARIIEAAREHRVDLIGLSGLITPSLDEMCHVAAELVHAGLEQPLLIGGATTSRTHTAVKIAPCRQAPVIHVHDASRAVGVAGALLGPTREEWLAHEAADYEGLRQKHANKENRPALLPWSAARSRGLRLDWNAYTPPVPAQPGVQQIAQMDLAVLEHWIDWTPFFATWEMPGRYPAIFDDPRKGPEARSLHRDALALLARIREEKLLTARAVWGLFPAWSTGDDIEVFADDTRENRLAVIHCLRQQFDRSGDGACLSLADFVAPRDSGKPDWVGAFAVSAGHGCDALAASFEAQHDSYSAIMAKALADRLAEAFAEYLHAQIRRTHWGYAPGEELDQESLIKEAYRGIRPAPGYPACPDHTEKDTLFRLLDVPNRAGITLTESMAMSPAAAVSGWYFSHPESRYFGVGRLGRDQVRDLAQRKGVSPATMERWLASNLES, from the coding sequence ATGACGCACTCCCTGGAACAGGCTGCCGCGAAGCGCATCCTGATCATTGACGGGGCCATGGGCACCATGATCCAGGCCCACCGTCCCGATGAAGCCGCCTTCCGCGGCACGCGCTTCCTGGACCATCCCTCCGAGCTGCGCGGCAACAACGATCTGCTGTCGCTGACTCAGCCCGAGATCATCTCGGGCATCCACCGGGCCTATCTGGAAGCCGGTGCCGACATTCTGGAAACCAACACCTTCAACAGCACGCGCATGTCGCAGGCTGACTACGGCACCCAGGATCTGTGTTACGAACTGAACCGGACCGGTGCCGCACTGGCCGCGCGGGCGGCCGCGGAGTTCACGGCGCGCACACCCGAGCGGCCACGCTTCGTGGCCGGCATCCTTGGCCCCACCAGCAAGACTCTCAGCCTGAGTCCGGACGTGTCGGACCCCGGTTTCCGCGCCTGCGATTTCGAGGACATGGTGCAGGCCTATGGCGAGGCGGCCCGCGGCCTGCTGGACGGTGGCGCCGACCTGCTGATGGTCGAAACGGTCTTCGACACCCTCAACTGCAAGGCGGCCCTCTACTCCATTCTGAGCCTGTTCGAGCAACGGGGCAGCCGGGTTCCCCTGCTGGTCTCGGGCACGATCACGGACGCCTCGGGTCGCACCCTCAGCGGGCAGACCGCCGAAGCCTTCTGGCATTCGGTGAGCCATGCTGGCCTCTTCAGCGTGGGGCTCAACTGTGCCCTGGGTGCCCGCGAGATGCGGCCCTTCCTGGTCGAGCTGGCCCGGGCCTCCGACGTGCGCCTGAGTTGCCACCCCAATGCCGGGCTGCCCAATGCCTTCGGCGGGTACGACGAGAGCGCGGCCGAGATGGCCGAGCTGATCCGGGAATGGGCCGGCGAAGGGCTGCTGAATCTGGTGGGTGGCTGCTGCGGCACCACTCCCGAACACATCCGGGCCATCCATGACGCCGTGCGTGGCATGGCTCCCCGCCAACCCGCGCCCCGCCGGGCGCGCACGCGACTTTCGGGCCTGGAGCCCCTTGTGATCGGACCCGAAAGCCTGTTCGTGAACGTCGGGGAGCGCACCAATGTCACCGGCAGCCGGCAGTTCGCGCGCCTGATCCGCGAAGACCGCTACGACGATGCCCTGGCCGTGGCCCTGCAGCAGGTGGACAACGGAGCCCAGGTCCTGGACATCAACATGGACGAAGGCCTGCTGGACTCCGAAGCCGCCATGCGCCGCTTCCTGCGCCTGCTGGCCGGCGAACCCGCGATCAGCCGGGTGCCGCTGATGATCGACTCCTCGCGCTACAGCGTGATCCGCGAGGGCCTGCGCAATGCCCAGGGGCGTTGCATCGTCAATTCCATCAGCATGAAGGAAGGCGAAGAGCTCTTTCTGGAACAGGCCCGGGATGCACACCGGCACGGCGCGGCCGTGATCGTGATGGCCTTTGACGAGCAGGGCCAGGCCGACACGATCGAGCGCCGCCTGCAGATCCTGCGGCGCGCCCACGGACTGTTGCGCGGCGAAGGCTTCCGCGACGAGGACATCCTCTTCGATCCCAACATCTTCGCGGTGGCCACGGGCATCGAGGCCCACAACCGCTACGCCATCGACTACCTCGAGACCTGCCGCCAGCTCAAGCAGGAGTTTCCCGATTGCCGGATCAGCGGTGGCGTGAGCAATCTCAGTTTCTCCTTCCGTGGCAACGAAACCGTGCGCGCCGCCATGCACAGCGTGTTCCTGTATCACGCGATCCAGGCCGGGATGGACATGGGCATCGTCAACGCGGGCCAGCTGCCCCTGATCGAGGATCTGGATCCCGAGCTGCGCACGGCCGTCGAGGACGTGCTCTTCGACCGGCGCCCCGACGCCACCGAGCGCCTCACCACGCTCGCGGAAGGCGTCAAGGGCCACAAACGCAGCCAGCGCGAACAGGAAGCCTGGCGCGCCTGGCCCGTGCAGAAACGACTGGAATACGCCCTGGTGCACGGTCTGAATGAGCACATCGTGGCCGATACCGAAGAAGCCCGCCAGGCCGTGGCCCACCCCATCGACGTGATCGAAGGACCGTTGATGGCGGGCATGGACACGGTGGGGACGCTGTTCGGCGCGGGCAAGCTCTTTCTGCCCCAGGTGGTCAAGAGCGCCCGGGTGATGAAACAGGCGGTGGCCCATCTGGTGCCCTTCATCGAAGCCGATCGCAAGGCGGGTGACCGCAGCCGCGGACGGATCCTGCTGGCCACCGTCAAGGGCGACGTGCACGACATCGGCAAGAACATCGTGGGCGTCGTGCTGGGCTGCAACAACTACGAGATCATCGATCTGGGCGTGATGGTGCCCGCCGCGCGCATCATCGAGGCGGCCCGCGAACACCGGGTGGATCTGATCGGCCTCTCGGGCCTGATCACGCCCTCGCTGGACGAGATGTGTCACGTGGCCGCCGAGTTGGTGCACGCGGGTCTGGAGCAGCCGCTGCTGATCGGCGGGGCCACCACCAGCCGGACCCACACCGCGGTGAAGATCGCCCCCTGCCGTCAGGCCCCCGTGATCCATGTACACGACGCCTCGCGCGCCGTGGGTGTGGCAGGTGCGCTGCTGGGCCCCACACGCGAGGAATGGCTGGCCCACGAAGCCGCCGATTACGAGGGTCTGCGCCAGAAGCACGCCAACAAGGAGAATCGCCCCGCCCTGCTGCCCTGGTCCGCGGCCCGCTCCCGGGGGCTGCGTCTGGACTGGAACGCCTACACGCCGCCCGTGCCCGCCCAGCCGGGAGTGCAGCAGATCGCCCAGATGGATCTGGCGGTACTGGAGCACTGGATCGACTGGACCCCTTTCTTCGCCACCTGGGAGATGCCCGGTCGCTATCCGGCGATTTTCGATGACCCGCGCAAGGGCCCCGAGGCCCGCTCTCTGCATCGGGATGCCCTGGCTCTGCTGGCGCGGATCCGCGAGGAGAAACTGCTGACCGCCCGCGCCGTCTGGGGCCTCTTTCCCGCCTGGAGCACGGGCGACGACATCGAGGTCTTTGCCGATGACACGCGCGAGAACCGCCTGGCCGTGATCCATTGCCTGCGCCAGCAATTCGACCGCAGTGGCGACGGGGCCTGCCTGAGTCTGGCCGATTTCGTAGCCCCGCGCGACAGTGGCAAGCCCGACTGGGTGGGCGCTTTTGCCGTGAGCGCCGGACACGGCTGTGACGCACTGGCGGCTTCCTTTGAAGCTCAGCACGACAGTTACTCGGCGATCATGGCCAAGGCCCTGGCCGACCGTCTGGCCGAAGCCTTTGCCGAATATCTGCACGCCCAGATTCGCCGGACACACTGGGGCTACGCCCCCGGGGAAGAACTGGACCAGGAGAGCCTGATCAAGGAGGCCTACCGCGGCATCCGCCCGGCTCCCGGTTATCCGGCCTGCCCGGATCACACCGAAAAGGACACCCTCTTCCGGCTGCTGGATGTGCCCAACCGGGCAGGCATCACGCTGACCGAAAGCATGGCCATGAGTCCGGCCGCAGCGGTCAGTGGCTGGTACTTCAGCCACCCCGAGAGCCGCTACTTCGGCGTGGGACGGTTGGGCCGTGACCAGGTGCGCGACCTGGCACAGCGCAAGGGAGTGTCCCCGGCGACCATGGAACGCTGGCTGGCGTCGAATCTGGAGTCCTGA
- a CDS encoding thymidylate synthase has protein sequence MRAYLDLLADVLDSGETRSDRTGTGTRGLFGRQLVFDLAAGFPLVTTRRIHTKSVIHELLWFISGSTSVRPLQAAGVSIWDEWADADGELGPVYGAQWRHWRGPEGEIDQIRALVAGLRTTPHSRRHIVSAWNVGELPRMALPPCHVLFQFHVAGGRLSCQLYQRSADIFLGVPFNIASYALLTEMLAQVCGLRPGRFIHTFGDLHLYLNHVDQARRQLEREPRPLPRLELDPSIRELDGFRAEHIRITGYEPHGRISAPVAV, from the coding sequence ATGCGCGCCTATCTGGATCTGCTGGCCGACGTGCTGGACAGCGGCGAGACCCGCAGCGACCGCACCGGGACCGGCACCCGTGGACTCTTCGGTCGCCAGCTGGTCTTCGACCTGGCCGCCGGCTTTCCGCTGGTGACCACCCGCCGGATTCACACGAAAAGCGTGATCCATGAACTGCTCTGGTTCATTTCCGGGTCCACCAGCGTGCGCCCGCTCCAGGCCGCCGGCGTCAGCATCTGGGACGAATGGGCCGATGCGGATGGAGAACTGGGGCCGGTCTATGGGGCCCAGTGGCGTCACTGGCGCGGCCCCGAGGGCGAGATTGACCAGATCCGCGCCCTGGTCGCGGGGCTGCGTACCACGCCTCATTCACGTCGCCACATCGTGAGCGCCTGGAATGTGGGCGAGCTCCCGCGAATGGCCCTGCCGCCCTGTCATGTGCTGTTCCAGTTCCATGTGGCCGGAGGGCGGCTCTCCTGTCAGCTCTACCAGCGCAGTGCGGACATCTTCCTGGGCGTGCCCTTCAACATCGCCAGTTATGCCCTGCTCACCGAAATGCTGGCCCAGGTCTGCGGGCTGCGCCCGGGCCGCTTCATTCACACCTTCGGGGACCTGCATCTCTACCTGAATCACGTGGACCAGGCCCGGCGTCAGCTGGAACGCGAGCCGCGCCCCTTGCCGCGTCTTGAGCTGGACCCGTCGATCCGCGAACTGGACGGGTTCCGTGCGGAACACATCCGCATCACGGGCTACGAACCCCATGGCCGGATCTCGGCTCCGGTGGCCGTATGA
- a CDS encoding dihydrofolate reductase, whose product MVAALGRNRVIGRAGALPWHLPVDLAHFKRLTRKGVLLMGRRTWESIGCRPLPGRRILVLSSRSSLPGQGAEQVASLDQALELCRGLERLWVAGGQAVYEECLPRATGLELTRVELAPPGDAFFPEFDERQWVLEEERPHAADERNPLDCRFQRWRRPA is encoded by the coding sequence CTGGTGGCCGCGCTGGGCCGCAATCGGGTGATCGGACGGGCCGGCGCCCTGCCCTGGCATCTGCCCGTGGATCTGGCGCATTTCAAACGCCTCACCCGCAAAGGTGTGCTGCTGATGGGGCGCCGCACCTGGGAATCCATTGGCTGCCGCCCCCTGCCCGGGAGGCGGATTCTGGTGCTCAGCTCGCGGTCAAGCCTGCCGGGCCAAGGCGCCGAACAGGTGGCCAGCCTGGACCAGGCTCTCGAGCTCTGCCGCGGACTGGAGCGGCTCTGGGTCGCCGGGGGGCAGGCGGTGTACGAAGAATGCCTGCCCCGGGCCACGGGTCTGGAACTGACCCGCGTGGAGCTTGCCCCCCCCGGGGATGCGTTCTTTCCCGAGTTCGACGAACGCCAGTGGGTGCTGGAAGAAGAGCGTCCGCATGCTGCGGACGAAAGGAATCCTCTGGATTGCCGCTTCCAGCGCTGGCGCCGTCCTGCTTGA
- the gdhA gene encoding NADP-specific glutamate dehydrogenase — translation MKEYIQSVVASVRAKNPAEPEFIQAAEEVLHSLTPVLKRYPEYRANCILERLVEPERVISFRVPWVDDQGRIQVNRGYRVEFSSALGPYKGGLRFHPSVTQGILKFLGFEQIFKNSLTTLPMGGGKGGSDFDPKGKSDHEVMRFCQSFMTELSRHIGPNTDVPAGDIGVGGREIGFLFGQYKRLRNEFTGVLTGKGLGWGGSLIRPEATGYGVAYFLQEMLATRGQSLEGKTITMSGYGNVGTYFVEKVNELGGKVVSLGDEYGCVHDPDGISGDKLKFMSTLWSVYRKSAREYATEFGVKWIDGGRPWQIPCDIAVPSATQNELNAEDARTLIQNGCLAVVEAANMPSTPEAVDLILEKGLLFAPGKAANAGGVAVSGLEMSQNSMRLNWSREEVDGRLQKIMKEIHQACHQSAEEFGTPGNYVNGANIAGFIKVANAMLDQGLV, via the coding sequence ATGAAAGAATACATCCAGTCGGTGGTCGCCTCCGTGCGTGCCAAGAACCCAGCGGAACCGGAATTCATCCAGGCCGCCGAAGAAGTCCTTCACAGCCTCACGCCCGTGCTCAAGCGCTATCCCGAGTATCGCGCCAACTGCATCCTCGAGCGTCTGGTCGAGCCCGAGCGCGTGATCAGCTTCCGTGTTCCCTGGGTGGACGATCAGGGCCGCATCCAGGTCAACCGTGGCTATCGGGTGGAGTTCTCGAGCGCACTGGGTCCCTACAAGGGCGGGCTGCGTTTTCACCCCAGCGTGACACAGGGCATTCTCAAGTTCCTGGGCTTCGAACAGATCTTCAAGAACAGCCTGACCACGCTGCCCATGGGCGGCGGCAAGGGCGGCAGCGACTTCGACCCCAAGGGCAAGAGCGATCACGAAGTGATGCGTTTCTGCCAGTCCTTCATGACCGAACTTTCCCGCCACATCGGCCCCAACACCGACGTGCCCGCCGGTGACATCGGAGTGGGCGGCCGCGAGATCGGCTTCCTCTTCGGCCAGTACAAGCGCCTGCGCAACGAGTTCACCGGTGTGCTCACCGGCAAGGGCCTGGGGTGGGGCGGCAGTCTGATCCGTCCCGAGGCCACCGGTTACGGCGTGGCCTACTTCCTGCAGGAAATGCTGGCCACCCGCGGCCAGAGCCTGGAAGGCAAGACCATCACCATGTCGGGCTACGGCAACGTGGGCACCTACTTCGTCGAGAAGGTCAACGAGCTGGGCGGCAAGGTGGTCTCGCTGGGTGACGAGTACGGCTGCGTGCACGACCCCGACGGCATTTCCGGCGACAAGCTGAAATTCATGTCCACCCTCTGGAGCGTGTACCGCAAGAGCGCACGCGAGTACGCCACCGAATTCGGCGTCAAGTGGATCGACGGCGGACGCCCCTGGCAGATCCCCTGCGACATCGCCGTGCCCAGTGCCACCCAGAACGAACTGAACGCCGAAGATGCCCGCACCCTGATCCAGAACGGCTGCCTGGCGGTGGTCGAAGCGGCCAACATGCCCAGTACGCCCGAGGCTGTGGACCTGATCCTGGAGAAGGGCCTGCTCTTCGCTCCGGGCAAGGCGGCCAATGCCGGAGGTGTGGCGGTGTCCGGCCTCGAAATGAGCCAGAACAGCATGCGCCTCAACTGGAGCCGCGAGGAAGTGGATGGACGCCTGCAGAAAATCATGAAGGAAATCCACCAGGCCTGCCACCAGTCCGCCGAGGAGTTCGGCACCCCGGGCAACTACGTGAACGGGGCCAACATCGCCGGTTTCATCAAGGTGGCCAATGCCATGCTGGACCAGGGTCTCGTCTAG